In one window of Mobula birostris isolate sMobBir1 unplaced genomic scaffold, sMobBir1.hap1 scaffold_517, whole genome shotgun sequence DNA:
- the LOC140193347 gene encoding G protein-activated inward rectifier potassium channel 3-like gives MGRDGTYCGLAASPPVAGGRRQCREGPGSGGRRKQRYVEKDGKCNVQHGNVLETYRYLTDIFTTLVDLRWRVSLLVFVLAYTLTWLSFGLVWWLLAYCRGDLEHLGDKAWTPCVHNLNGFVSAFLFSIETETTIGYGFRVIADSCPQGIALLLLQAILGSMVNAFMVGCMFVKISQPTKRAETLVFSDRAVVSPRDGCLCLMFRVGDLRRSHIVEASIRAKLIRSKQTAEGEFIPLDQTEVGVGLETGDDRLFLVSPLIICHEIDCLSPFWEMNKEQLQAEDFEIVVILEGMVEATGMTCQARSSYLCEEVLWGHRFASVLSLEDGHYQVDYSMFHQTFEVSTPTCSARELAERQAEAEAQLYWSVTRPPRVRSSQLEEGVLPASMTTEGKRKQEEKEGEGDVIQQPNGNLNESAL, from the exons ATGGGCCGAGACGGTACTTACTGCGGCCTGGCGGCCTCTCCACCAGTGGCTGGCGGCCGCAGACAGTGCAGGGAGGGCCCGGGTTCCGGCGGGCGTCGCAAGCAGCGTTACGTGGAGAAGGACGGCAAGTGCAACGTGCAACATGGCAACGTCCTGGAGACGTACCGCTACCTGACCGACATCTTCACCACGCTGGTGGACCTGCGCTGGCGAGTCAGCCTGCTGGTCTTCGTGCTGGCCTACACATTGACCTGGCTCTCGTTCGGCCTCGTCTGGTGGCTGCTTGCTTACTGCCGCGGTGACCTGGAGCACCTGGGCGACAAGGCGTGGACGCCGTGCGTGCACAACCTCAATGGCTTCGTCTCCGCCTTCCTCTTCTCCATCGAAACAGAAACCACTATTGGCTACGGCTTCCGGGTAATCGCCGACTCCTGCCCACAGGGAATTGCCCTGCTCCTTCTCCAGGCCATCCTGGGCTCCATGGTCAACGCCTTTATGGTGGGCTGCATGTTTGTCAAGATCTCGCAGCCCACCAAGCGCGCAGAGACGCTGGTCTTCTCCGATCGGGCGGTGGTGTCCCCGCGGGACGGCTGCCTCTGCCTAATGTTCCGGGTGGGAGACCTCCGGCGCTCACACATCGTCGAGGCCTCCATCCGTGCCAAGCTGATCCGCTCCAAGCAGACCGCCGAAGGCGAGTTCATCCCCCTCGACCAGACCGAAGTGGGCGTCGGCCTGGAGACCGGTGACGACCGGCTCTTCCTCGTCTCCCCGCTCATCATCTGCCACGAGATCGACTGCCTCAGCCCCTTCTGGGAGATGAACAAGGAGCAGCTGCAGGCCGAGGACTTCGAGATCGTGGTCATcctggagggaatggtggaggcGACAG GGATGACATGCCAGGCGCGGAGTTCGTACCTgtgtgaggaggtgttgtggggcCACCGCTTCGCCTCAGTGTTATCGCTGGAGGACGGCCACTACCAGGTGGACTACAGCATGTTCCACCAGACCTTCGAGGTGTCCACCCCCACCTGCAGCGCCCGCGAGCTGGCTGAGCGTCAGGCTGAGGCCGAGGCCCAGCTCTACTGGTCCGTCACTAGACCCCCTAGGGTGAGGAGCTCCCAGCTGGAGGAGGGAGTTCTGCCTGCGTCCATGACAACCGAGGGCAAGAGGAAGCaggaggagaaggaaggggaaggggatgtGATCCAGCAACCCAATGGCAACCTCAACGAGTCTGCCTTGTGA